In the genome of Sebastes fasciatus isolate fSebFas1 chromosome 23, fSebFas1.pri, whole genome shotgun sequence, the window AGGAACAATCTAATGAACACAAACTGAAACCAGACGAGGGGGACGGTGACCTGTCTTGTCCCTCGGACTCAGCTCCCAACAGTCCCGGTTCATTCTCCGGTGGCGACCGGAgtaagagggaggaggaagagccaGCAAGTCCCGTTTCCCCTGGAGAAAAGGACTGTGAGGACAGGGCGTCACCGACACCTTCTGACTTTGAGAACAGGACTTCACCATCGCCCTCTGACTCGGAGAAAAGGACTCCACCATCACCCTCTGACTCGGAGAACAGGACTTCACCGTCACCCTTTGACTTTGCGAAAGGGACTTCACCGTCACCCTCTGACTCTGATAATGCTCTGCTGGACAACCTGATGTCTCCACACCGTGATGAGCAGGCTGACGacatggacatttgtgcagagtCAGAAGAAGCCAACAATGAAGAATCTTCAAAAGAAATGATGGCTGGATCATGTGAGAATTCTCCACAACCGTCCTCCCCGTCTGCTGCAGATTCGGAGGATAATTCAGCTGTCCCGGAATCAAAAGCCTCTGAGGACGCTGACATGAAAACGGCTGGATCAGAGCCTTCACTAGTTGACAGCTCTGCGGAGGGAACCAAGGATGACGGTCCACCCAAGGATGACGGTCCACCAAAAGATGACAGTCCATCCATGGATGACACTAAAGTTGTCCCCATGGACTGCAGTTCACCCATGAGTGAGCACGGCAACAGTCCCAGTTTGGAACTACCGAAGGAGAGCGCTGCCTCAGCCGCTGCAGAACCTCCTGGTTCCGCAAGCCAAGCCGCCAAGGACGAGGGCGACAAGGaccaacaagagagagaaaagagccaAGAGAGGAAGAATGGCAAGCCGCGGCGCTCTCGCTTCCACTCCCCAACCCGTACTTGGTCACCCAAGAGGGATTCCAAGCCAGAATCATCCAGGCGCTCGCGGTCTAGAGAACGTGACGGCAGCCCGCCCTCTAGCCGCTCGTCCCGAGCTCGCAGCAGAGAAAAGGACAGGGACCGGGACGGCGAGAGAGACCATTCTAGGAGGGAGCGTAGtcgtgagaggaggaggaggcgatccAGGAGTCGCTCTAAGTCCAAGTCCAGGTCTAGATCAAGATCCAGAACGAGAACCTACAGACGACCCAGCCCCGAACGGCCGTCCTCCAGAGAACAGTCTCCCCCGAGGAAGGAGCGAAGAGGCGGCTGGAGGTCTGAGCAGGGCAGTGGGACCGGCGGTGAGGGACGGAGACATCAAGGAGGCGCTGGGCGCTTTGAAAATGGTGTGCCTACAGAAAGTTCCCCTGAACGCCAGAGCTGGTCTGAAAATCCCGACTGGGTTACAGAAAAGACTCGTGGGGACGCTGACGTTAAGAACCGGGACGGCTTCAGCAGCGCCTTCAGAGAGCGGGGCCGCGGGGGCCGTGGAGAACGTGGCCGGGGCGCAGGGCGGGGTGGCGATGGCGGCGGCCGTAGCTTCTACAACCAGCAGGGGGAAACGGGCGACAGCCGCTGGCCCAGAAACAACTTCTCAGGTACAGGCAACAATTCAGGGAACGACGCGTACAGCCGCTTCAACGAAAACCGGGGCGGCGGTCGGAGGAAAGACTCAGAGCCAGGAGACCGGTCAGGCTGGTCATCGGCATCCAGCTGGGCCGTCAGGCGGTCGCTGCCCGCAGACGTTCAGGACTACTACtccaagagggagagaggaggatcaGGAGGCTGGAACCgacaagaggaggagcagccgGGAACCGCAGCAGCAGGTCAAAACCCTCCTCAGTTTTGCCAGTACAGTTATTTAGCACCACTCCAAAAACACTACTGCTACTAGGGTTGTAAATCACCAGTTTCTTTACGATACAATATTTTAtagattctttggacaacgatacgatattttTCCGAtttcacaaagtctgccacgataagATTTCAATTCTGCGATCGATttgcccatttaacacaatcagttacatttatatcaactcacaaaaagcaactaaaatatgatttgacaattttattactgggctcttccagacatttaaataaaaaataatctgttctttttaataaaaagaataaaaaatagacCTCCTGTTGTTGGAGGTCTAGTAGCTGGTCAATGCTGGTGATCGGCTTGtcaataaaatgagaatagctggtccaccttaagtgagcctgagcTGAAGTTGTTGCTAACTTCGGGGCTAACCCCGCTCACTTTAACCAGCAGGTAGCAAGTAAGACACGGGAACTtagcttgggtcttgaggagttgtagcatttattcactgacaatCAACTGTAACTTACAcgcacactgcactgctacgttcacagctataacattaCTGCTACTCACCGTCATACACACAGGCCACTCACTAAGTTTCAGCTCATGTCCGTGTGGAAAGCATAACCGAAGCTATTGCCGCTAGCACTTGTTTGGATGTTTAGGAATGAGCTGTGCTTGGACgttgccatgggaatttcaaaataaaggcgtatcttaaagatgatatgtatagatgttttcactttgcatcgatgatattggatcgttgttCATTGAATCTTGTGCACATTTTCATcatttatgaattaatttaatatcTCCATACATAAATAATTATACAGCACTTTAAATCAACTACAAAATGTGGCTGTTTTTTGCTCACGTACATTCACAGATGACCAGTTcttcatttagtttttcttgTTCTCCAGATGCCCCTAAGGGCGACGCTCCTCCCCAGGCAGTCCCGGGCAATGCTCCGGTGCCCGTGATGCCTCCTCAGCTGAACGTTCTCCAGCATCCCTACCCGATGCAGGGCCAGCGAGGAGCCCTGCCGGTCAGCCTGCAGACCGCGGCGCCGTACGCCATGCCTCCTCAGGGCCCCGTGCACCTCCACCCCGCCGTACCGCTGCTTCAGGGCCCCGCTGTTGGCGCTCAGGGGCTCCCGCCCCCTCCCCCGCCGCCTCCACCCATGCATCAAGGCGGCCAGACGGCAGCAGCTCAGCCTGATGGCTACGCGACACAGGTATGGTATATTGGGGCGTAGACGGGACTAGTGCTGAGGATGTGATGGGATTAAGTTCCAGACTCTGTATATCCATCCATAATCCTTATTCTCTGGTTTGCTCTAGATGGCGAGTGCAATGGGGGGTTATGGGAAACCCGGCCTCCTTCCCACCCCAACCAAAGCTGGTTATGCTTCGGCGACCCACGGCCAGTCTGCATTCAGCCAGTTGCTCCCATCCTCTACGACTCAGCCCGGCCAGCATAACAGGGCTCAACCTGACAGctccaaaaaagaaaaggttaCCACCGCTCCACCTCCGGTCACTCACTCCATCACAAAACCACCTTtcaaaaaaagtgttttgtttctctgtccATCTCTTTCCAGTCATCTGATTTCCGCTTTCTGTTCTAGAAACAACAGATCCAGGAGAGAGCTGTCAATGAAGTGAAGAATGCCATCAAACCCTATTACCAAAAGAATGAAATCACAAAGGACGAGTACAAGGAGATCGTCCGTAAAGCAGTGGAGAAGGTAAACATTTCTTGCTCttcgctaagccccgcccctcttagttactgttgctatgcctGTCAAGCTCaccagtgtggtctagttgtgccttttgggggttagaagtccagggtgcccaacatttttgCAATCCTGTGCTCATGTACTGGTACCCGTACTCGTAACacagctccgatacaacggcaccgataccgctttacggcagcgtgacgttgacctcatgttttttttttcccctcaggtGTGTCACAGCAAGAGCGGTGAGGTGAACTCCAGTAAGGTGGCCAACCTGGTGAAGGCCTACGTGGACAAATACAAGCACGCCCGCAAGAAATGAAACCCCCTCGCCCTGCTGCCGGCGTGGCGACGCCCTCACAGACCCGTTCAGCTGCTCAAGTGCAATTTCCTCTAGCTGGAATTTAGCCTCCAAACTGAAAGACAACGGAGAGCCaaccttttcctttttttgataTCTCTACCTTTTATTGAATGATGAAGATTTTTTTCTATagattttcatattttgttagaaaaaaaagaattaccCAATCAGAAATTGTAATGCAAGAGCCCTTTATTTTGCATAGATGACTTGGGGGAACTACTGTATTGAGCGCTGGGTAGCGTGGGTGGGAACGGGGGGGGGGTTCATACTAAAGATGCAACGCTCAGCGAACGACATCAGCTCACGTAGTGGAGAGCCTCTTCCAGGGTGCCGGCTGGTACGATGAATTCTCCCTAAATGGCATCCTGATCGCATAGCTTATTAATGAATAATGtcaatgttctttttttaaatattctatAATATTTCAGATGAAAGCCTAGTTTAAAAAACAGTGCATTGCCTTTATTAATCTCTGTGGCCCAATTAAGGGCTAGAATCTGATGAGTGTGATTGTAATCAGGGCCCTGATTGGTTGAGAAAGTGGGATGGCCAATCAGCAGTGAGCTTGTAATGTAAGGCACAGGTCCCGGGGGGGGGGCAGAGCGGAGCGGATCAAATGAAATTAATCCCACCCCCCCGCCTGAATGTGTATTAAATATGTCAATGAGTGAACACGATCTGTGCAAAGTATCCAGAGAGTAGTGAAATAAATTAGCTGCTTCCTgatctgctgtgtgtttgttagaGGCGTCACATGGAGGAAGACAACACCTCCGTTTTAGATCTTAAAGGGGActtattgtgctttttttcctttcctgtcGTGTGTTCTTTGGGTTTTTTggggctctttagctcctctccagtggctccctgtggatttagaaaaatggaaatgaataattgttttttgtttacattttcatttttatttatcattgttgtaggtctatggtacgacggtacgacggagtgttagggccacaatgagggaaaaaaatagatttcgGGAATAAAGacataggtttacaagaaaaaagttgtaatatgagaatgtcataatataaagtagtaatttacgtgttatttttcttgttttctcgtaaagttctgactttgttctcgtaatattacgtcttttctcgtaaagttatgactttgttctcgtaatattacgaattttttcctcataatattatgactttattctgtaaatctcagatctatttccctcaatgtggccctaatactccgtcgtacattaactctttggccctcactgcattagacttatatacttagactataaactgttaccttcatcacaatgatcaaatgtttagCGGCTCAAGACAGATTttctttgatagtaaaggttgctgacctctgttctagtagaaacctaaatacaagtatgcacctgaaaataagcataataggtcctctttaattccTTCCTCTGAAGTTACATTtgactttagtctcttctgaTGTTTCTGCTCTACACTAACCACCAAGTCACATTTGAAATAATGGTTGGTATTGTgatgtctttctttctgtttaaaCACAATAAGCTCCCCTTACTGTTACCAAGGAAAGAATTAGCAGACATGAGTTGGATGCCTAGTAGGTTGGAGCACTGTTAGTATGTAATATCACTGTTAGATACATGACAGATAAATCTTGCCTTACTTGGTCACTAGAGGGCGGCACAACAATCTataagcaaagagacaaaactccagtgcttggatgtataaagagacgtctgtaaatcagaggatgaTTTATATACAACCACTTAAAATAGCACTCATTTAAATCATtctcctaaaagttgtaaaattcactaataaaggaaaggaaaggaaaagcacaggtgtaaataattaaatgaggGATGGCTGAATTCCTTCAGTCTCAGGGTCCTGGTGTTGTTCCCAGTGTCTCTGGGACACATGAACACAACGGAGCCATCGTTGGTGTTAgtgtaacacctgtgcttttcttacTATGTGTAAAAGCCTACAAACTTAAATTTCATCACAGCACCCCTAACAAATACTAGAAACTTAAGGactcaattggtaccaaccatgtcatgctagctcgCTGGGTAAGAggtgaaataacgctccaaactcgcCAAAAACTGGTCATtttcaaggggtcccttgacctctgacctcaagatatgtgaatgtaaatgggttctatgagtacccatgagtctcccctttacagacatgcccactttatgataatcacatgcagttatacttctatcataatgttctaaacccttatacacttaggtcccccttttgccgccaaaacagccttGACctgtcgaggcatggactccactagacctctgaaggtctgctgtggtatctggcaccaagccgtcagtagcagatcctttaagtgcTGTAGAAGTTGCGAGGTgaggcctccgtggatcggacttgttcgtccagcacatcccacagatgctcgatcggattgagatctggagaatttggaggccgagtcaacacctcaaaCTCgtcgccatccacatgatgtaaaagaaaacatgattcgtcagaccgggccaccttccaTTGTTCcatggtccagttctgatgctcattgtaggcgcttttggcggtggacacagGTCAGCACGGGGCAaactgaccggtctgcggctacgcagccccatacgcaacaacctgctcctcactgtgtgttctgacacctttatatcagaaccagcattaacttttttcagcagtttgagctccagcagctcttctatcggatcggacaacacgggccagccttcgctcctcacgtgcatcaatgagcctcgggtctgaccctgttgccggttcaccggttttccttccttggaccacttttggtaggtcctgaccactgcagaccgggaacatcccacaagagctgcagttctggagatgctctgacccagtcgtctagacaGCACTAtgtggcccttgtcaaagtcgctcacaaaAATGGGTCTCTTAGGGTTAATTATTggatctattattattattatttttagattttgcGAACTTGTCTGTCAGAAACAGGGAACAACCAGTTACAGGTTGAAAGGTGCTTTATTTAAATAGGTTTAATATCTAGTATTCTTTATAAAGTCATGATGGATGGTTAACCTGGTTGTGCACGGCCTTAGAGCGCTAGAGAAATTAATGTGGTTGACTAGTTAAGGAGGTGGCAGAGAGACAATATATTAAAGATGGAACCAAATTAACCAGGTTTAGTCCATCTTTTATCAGAgttctataaatatatataagatTTAATGTGTACGggttaaaaaaaggttaaaatgaCCACTAGGGAGCAGCGTTGTCAAGAGAAAAGTGATGTTCATCCCAGGAGATAATGCTTCAatcctctgaacacccacacaggtggtcagctgctcaggttgaaggtaGGTGGAGCTACGATTAGTTCACATATAttcatctaccaataagaatgCTAAAGGTGTAATTTGTTCCGCCCCCCTAGTGTTTActgcccacacagtcctgagcagaggtctaatcagccaggtTAACTGATAACACCCGTGTGGCTTTACCACTGATGAGATTCCTTTGGAGAATAATTACAACTCCACATTCATGACAGTTTATGTCACTTTATTTGTGGAAGGCACAgagcaaatatttgttttatacactCGGAAATCTTTAGGATTTATCAGTTATTACTCTATGAAAAGGAAAagtaaagaggaagaaaaattaGTGAGGATTTCTTaagcatgaatgaatgaatgacattttatttcaaacataaaaataaataaaaacatacaaattaataaaaaacaaaacaagagtattagtgtccgaaaaggagtaggtagaagtaaaacatatatttccctatacccctttctcacttgtcctctattaactcatatatcatagaatgatatataatatataatatataaactatcccagatttatttacatcccaaattaaatatatgaacagcatcccaagtttatttacaacccacaatatccatccggagttcaagaataaatataaaccaacccttaacgCAACTCTTCCTCATCCATATATTCAGAGTTTGTCTTTAGTATATTAAGTTTAATACAGGATGCCCAAAGCCATTATTAAAGGTGTAACATTGTTAGTGTATGTCTTCATGCGGAAATTGTAAACTACTTCAAATCAAAGAAGTATATGAAGAAAAAGGACATATTTCTTTTATTCTAAGAAGAAATTGAAAAGCATTTTCGCCTAAAAAGAGTTTTTATAACGCCCTGTAGTGTtcttgcctcttcctgcactatgtatattattcattaatttttttgttatgttgtgtagtcttaaattgtgcaaaataaataaacaaataaacaaacattatccagcactatatcaatttctgcactatattcacatttttaataattccgtatctcagttgttatcctgcactatattcatttttaacattttattcatctgctgttattttttttaatatctggtatatttttttatacttacttgtgtctttttactaatatgtttgcactatggaactgtgatgctggaaacttgaatttccctcaggatcaatcaACGTTTACCGCCCTAAGAGGTGCAACAAAGCTACCTGGAAGATGGCAAACAATGAGTCTGTAcacgcccacacagtcctgagaacaggtctaatcagccaggttaactgaaaacacctgtcaTGACTGTTTCACAAATTGCTGAGCGACCGGCTGGTCGAGTCAAGTCAAGATGTAAATCCTCAAAAACCACATTCACAAACTCTTCTCaatcaaaaagaagaaaaggacacagaggacacaaagaaacaccaacATATGATCAGATAATTTTTTGTTATCTATTTTTAATTGGACATTATTTACAGGATATACATAATGTTTCACTGAAACAAGAGTGTAACACTGGTGGGCAAAGCCCTCTTTGCTCCTGAAGTCAAGAGATGGCTGACGTACTCTCCAACCAACATGTGCGTAACGAACATTTTGCTGATCCGGGGGGTTCGTGTTCAGGGGGGGGCCAAAAAACGGAAACAAGACTGCTGCCGCTGTATTTTAGTGGCTTCCACATGTAACACAGTTTTCACAGAATCAACACAGCAGGATAATTCAGTCAGTCTGAACAGAGATGAACAGTTGCAGCTCCAGTGTATTGGAGCCAATTCAATATCACAAATTCACCAGCTTTGGGGTTTTTTCGCTTTTGTTTTACAGCTCCAATgcattattgtaaaaaaaaaaaaagttcaaacaaaacaaagcgtATATACAGTTGAACtcaatagatatatatacatatatatatacatacaatattatataaatatagtaaaatagattaaattacATTGATTTCACGGTCTTCCATAAATAGATGTTGGACAATAACAGTTTGGTGATGTGTTAAGTTAGTGTTGGAAGCACAGTGCAACCGTCAGATGAGCGGTTCACGACTCGACGGGGAAAAACCGCGTCGAGCTATCAAGTTCTTTGTTGTGAAACATTTTTCGAAAGCAGAAAAACTGCGCAACTGCacgcaaaaaaaacactcaaaaatattgtgacagatgctctccttagctttctctGTTTGTCGTTTGgttgttggtgttttttaaGAGCACGCCTATCTtcgagttttgtttttttgcaagtttAACAGGTATATTACAACCACTGCGTGTGGTCAAATTCAAAGTATTCtcccagaaaagaaaaaaaaattaagtttctCTGGAGGCTGATCGGCCTCCAGGACTCAAAGCAGTAGTGTCGTCGCTGAACGCGCTATTCCAACAAGATCTTCAGCAGGTTATAAAGAGTAAATACAGTTTCAAGAGAGTCCTCTTTGTGAGAGACTCTGCAGCTCCCAGTGTCAGGTTGGAAAAGGCAGGTTCTGTTGATTTTATATTGGGGGGTTTTACAAGGAAAAGCTGACACTATAAGCAAGGTAACAAAGCCTTGGTACGAATACTGAAAAGGCGGTGTAGTAGGCCTCGCctgtgaattattttttttgtctccacaAGTGTGCTGAACAGTAAGTGCTTTTTCAATATACAAAAATGCGTAACGAATACATTTTtggcaaaagtaaaaaaaaaaaaatgttggaaagaACTTTAATGCGTCCTTGAGGATGAACTTTCAAGTCTGTTGCCTCTTCGTCAATCTTCGGGGAGATTTTCGCGCATGTTTCTCAGCaggattttttgttgttgccgaGCTCTGAGGTCACAGCCACACACGTAACACCGTACCTGAGTGTAAACTGCATTTTTGAACTCTACGACTATGTCATCTCTGCTATGAGGCACCTTTCAAATATTTGTTTCCAGCTGTACCATAACTACAAaaaagaacataaaaaaaaaaaaataacgagCAAAAACGACAGTGAAAAAAAGTTACAAtaaaaagagaagaaacaaGTAAAACACCATCTTTGTGGCCTATAACAGCATACTGTACAAAGTTCGATACATTCTCTTGGAATGGCATGGTTTGTCGCTCGGAAAGTCAAAGCCGAGCATCAAGTGAgttcttgtgtttgttttttcttcttttacatTAGGGGTTTTTAGATCTTTTGTTGGGTTGCACGGTCGTAGCGAGGTCCGAGAGCCGAGAGCCTCCTCGCTCGCTCCTCGGCTCAAGCAGGAGAGGCGGAGCTTTAGTGTCCGTCGGGGTGTTCGTCCGGGCTGGCTGTGGCGTTGTGGATCCAGTCCATGATGATGAGGGTCATACTGCCGGTCATGACCATGAAGCCCAATATCAAGAAGGCGGTGGCCTGGAGAGGAGAACGAGTTCACATTTAGCTAACGTGCAAATTTAAGGAAGAAAGCGACAATTTGCTTATTCGcgttcttgccaagagttagatgatgTCATTCTCTGTGTTTATGTTCAATATAAGATGGTTAGCTTCGCATAAAATTGGCCAAGAAACAGTCACAATGATCAGAATCAATgatctttaaaggtgctggtgGGTGAATTTTGTCTTTAGGCTATCTGTTTCTCTAAGTGGTGTCGGTCTCTGATCGAACTCTCAacaagaaaagtaaataaatctaTTATCCAAAATGTTGCACTAATGCTTCAAAGTGACTTGAACAGTCTTAAAAAGCTTCTTTAAACGGTGTATTTTGGTGACAATTCTCAAATATACGTAGACGTAAGAACTAACTCCTTACCCCGATCTTTTGCACAGACTTCATGGACTCCTTCTTGACCAGTTTTAAGTAGAAAGCCGAGGGCAGGATGAAGATGAGCATGGCAGCAGCAGAGGCGCCTGTTTGAAGGGAAGAGATTTAGCAATTTTAGTCTCATTTTTAGTATtcgaatatgttttttttttatggcattatcattcacacattaacacaacccACCGATGAAGCCAAAAATGTCCCTGATGGTGGGGACGAAGATGACCAGGGTGTTGGTGCCGGCCAGCAGGaccatggtgatgatggtgtggCGGATCCAGCTGAATTCCTTGGATGCGCACAGGAGCTGGTTGACGGAGGTGCGAATCTACGACGGACAGAGAGGTTGAATACATGAGCCACTGAATTCACcgcagcaataataataattaataacgtCAGCTCGACCTCTTTGACACTTACGGGGAAAAGCACCACGGGGACGGTGAGGGTGACGGCGGTCAGCACGGCAAGGCGGACGATCAGCAGGAGCACATCAGATTTGTAGACCTTGGAATAGGTGTGCAGCAGCTCAGGCTCAACGTGAACtgtggagaaagaaagacagtACAGACCCTTTAGAGCTCAATTCACAAACGCGACATATCACGCATTCATAAAGACATTAGAGCATAACAGTTTATATTATTTGGTGTTTGCCTCAGTAAATATGTGAAACCTCCTCTGGCTACAAATGTGTTCAGAAGTATGTGAAACATTTTTCGACTTCTACAAAGTGCCGCacccctctctttctttgagTACTTGTATTACATTTGTTGCCTCCATTTAAACCGTCTTTTGTTGCAGTCGTCCTGAACAGGTTAGAACAGATGTCACAGTGATTTATCAATCTCTCTCTTTGTGCCCTGACTTAAACTGTGCACCAACCCCCACGTCAGGGTTTCTGCTGACGGAGGAGGAAGTCTTTTCTCGCTATCAAGGTCTTGTACAACCAGATGTTCCTGGCATGACAAACAGTAACGCAAACACTGGACAGCTGCGTCAGGTGGAGCGATactctttatttaatttggaCGTGGATGCTTCGTGTCGTAACTTTGGACGGGGGCAATGACTGCTCGTAAACCCACGCTGGTACAATGAACTCTTTGTTGCTTTCTAAGTCATCTGTTCCTGAATAATTTTGGCATGTTTTTGATGCCATATATACGCCTCAAAATTACCTACGCCAAATTtaataagaaattaaaaaaaacagttcaggtAGATTACGGAATCAGCAACATGCCAAAACTGTTCCACCGTACGTATATTTATACATGCacattcaattttttttatctgtcaaaGAGACTCACTGTTGAAGGTCAGATATCCGAAGAGGGCAGCCAGCAGGTACATGATGAACATGGCCAGGAAGGACACGTTGGCAACACCCTGCATCTTTCGGTGGGATCGGCTGTTTAGGCGGGAGAAGAGGGGatgtttaatttagtttttatgtaaaatgtgagatcaaaaaaagaaagaaaacagtcGTGTATGTTTGGGTGATGACGTGAAAGTAGCGCGCACTCACTCTTTAAGCTCCTCGTACATGGGCAGGATGGCGGGGTGGCACACGAAGGCGAAGGTCAGGATGGGAACGGCGTAGACGGTCTGgaaaaaacgaaaaacaaaaacaaatttaacATTGATTCCCAAATATTCTACacaattttttagttttttaagtACAAATTTCAATCCTCTAGA includes:
- the scaf11 gene encoding uncharacterized protein scaf11 isoform X2, with amino-acid sequence MTGAGSGGQGPPDGTDAEEAERCPICLGVLAGGELAMPDSCCHVFCLRCLLTWAELQMAPSCPVDRRPFTNVYRWDGNLSCVQVPVRKRATPPEAESCCCRNPEQKVCLKSKPARRLRRQKAERTADGKTKGLVRKCNDDDPSSLSRKKVRGTECCTWSPSPCVSLTTASTQDIAEPVWVAEDIPYDTGFKHCKPQAQDCPWLSPAAPIPANGSSRQNFHPAGWNHSPFPSPFTSSSLFGPGHFVFQGVVCAITCPKGGEKRGGRASTSKAPTKEAKSLPARRSGRNSKSQEEAPAPDPSSPPQSSSPDSDSSTGQPTKPSRASQVPAKRKGKRVTNRKASGKRKAPAKKKKSPEVVSSPAASEGEDEGDGCDKKEDEEDKSDQEQDLSNSKQQQQQQQSDAEGNLNEDHDGFKSADEEGDAEPLRNDVGQDSDETQEQSNEHKLKPDEGDGDLSCPSDSAPNSPGSFSGGDRSKREEEEPASPVSPGEKDCEDRASPTPSDFENRTSPSPSDSEKRTPPSPSDSENRTSPSPFDFAKGTSPSPSDSDNALLDNLMSPHRDEQADDMDICAESEEANNEESSKEMMAGSCENSPQPSSPSAADSEDNSAVPESKASEDADMKTAGSEPSLVDSSAEGTKDDGPPKDDGPPKDDSPSMDDTKVVPMDCSSPMSEHGNSPSLELPKESAASAAAEPPGSASQAAKDEGDKDQQEREKSQERKNGKPRRSRFHSPTRTWSPKRDSKPESSRRSRSRERDGSPPSSRSSRARSREKDRDRDGERDHSRRERSRERRRRRSRSRSKSKSRSRSRSRTRTYRRPSPERPSSREQSPPRKERRGGWRSEQGSGTGGEGRRHQGGAGRFENGVPTESSPERQSWSENPDWVTEKTRGDADVKNRDGFSSAFRERGRGGRGERGRGAGRGGDGGGRSFYNQQGETGDSRWPRNNFSGTGNNSGNDAYSRFNENRGGGRRKDSEPGDRSGWSSASSWAVRRSLPADVQDYYSKRERGGSGGWNRQEEEQPGTAAADAPKGDAPPQAVPGNAPVPVMPPQLNVLQHPYPMQGQRGALPVSLQTAAPYAMPPQGPVHLHPAVPLLQGPAVGAQGLPPPPPPPPPMHQGGQTAAAQPDGYATQMASAMGGYGKPGLLPTPTKAGYASATHGQSAFSQLLPSSTTQPGQHNRAQPDSSKKEKKQQIQERAVNEVKNAIKPYYQKNEITKDEYKEIVRKAVEKVCHSKSGEVNSSKVANLVKAYVDKYKHARKK